From the genome of Solanum dulcamara chromosome 12, daSolDulc1.2, whole genome shotgun sequence:
ataaaagtatcaaggtaagttttgaacaccctattcatcaagtctatgaacaccgtcggtgcattcgtcaacccaaaactcatcaccataagctcaaaatgaccataccttattcgaaaagccattttgggaatgtcacactccctcatccgtagttggtgatagccggaccaaagttcgatcttggagaagtgacttgccccttgtaattgatcaaacaagtcatataTTCTAGgtagtgggtacttgttcttaatggtaaccttatttaattgtcagtagtctatgcacattcaaagcgacccatccttctttctcacaaataatacgggagcaccccatggcgaaatacttggtcttatgaaccccttttctaaaaAGTCCTTTAaatgttccttcaactcttttaattctatcGGGGCCATCCAGTgaggaagaatagagataggttgaatatcagggaggagatcgatatcaaaatcaacttcccttttgagAGGGACACTGAGAAAGTCATCGATAAAGACATCGGggactcattgactatgggaaccgactcaaaaaaggacttttggagttgacatccctaaacTTCACAATATGGTGAATAcaacctttagaaattattttttgggccttaagataagaaatgaacttatccttcaccaccgaatcacaaCCTTCTTATTCAATaatggactcatttggaaattggaacttgactcgacgagtcctacaatctatggaagcataagatgcatgtaatcAATCCATCCAAAGAATGACATAGAAATCTACCAtttcaagctcaatgagatcacaaggaataactttattcaatatagacatgggacaacccctatagacatttctagcaataactaactcaccaatgggggtagagaCCAAATatggctctaataacatttcgggtgacaaatcaaacctattagcaaggaatggagtaacaaatgataaattttcacTCGGATATAacagtgcatacacatcaaaagcaaatatctttaacataccggtaatgacattgggtgcatccacAACCTCTCATCTCCTATGTAAGGCGTAAAAGTGATTGCTGCATTGGAAacctccttgggcttgttgaccatgagcaatttggacttgaggcctaccaccaccatctctacaatccctagcatggtgTCACatcttgccacacttaaagcatgcattggagtcggctaagcattcctttttttgagtccttccacacttcttgaaagtggggaaagtttgagcagcaatattctctcttggaaccattggtttagcacccttatccttgttgaaccttggaggaggagtattggtggaaccttgtcccataaaccGTTGCCCACTTTGGCCTTTTCTATTGTTaccataaccggacctttgagggttaaaccctctaCCATCTACTCTAGCCATTTTGAACTCCCTTAATCTCTCTCTCAGCTTCTCtttttcaatttgttctgcataagtcattaaccaaaAGATGTCcttctccttgaccaacatggccatttttcactccttggacaccaatcttgagacaccaaaaataaacttgctcatcctagctcttgggtcggagaccataaagggagcatactttgacaacttagtgaatttgagagcatactccctcacactcatactcccttgaaggaggttgatgaactattagattttggcctcccttatctccaatgggaagaaataGTCTAGGAAGgtacctttgaactcttcccattctatcgGCCCTATTTATTCATCCTTCTCAACAATTTattattcgtaccacactcgagccacacctttaaGTTGACAGGCAACTAGCTCAGCCTTCTCTTTTGGTGTCACACCCATGATAGACACAATCCATCATACCTCATCAATaactctatagggtcctcatctagtttagaacaaTCGAACTCGAGCGGATTCATCTTTTAGAAATCCTGAATCCTAGAGGCCGGATTTTGCATTaagggaggaggaacaccttaaTGTCCTTAGTTGGCTACGACTTAAGTCAACAACATAATGATATTGCAaaactcagcatgggttaccccatcctcatgatgtggggcataGGGAACCAAAGGAGCTTGgtctcatcatcaacccttgctcttagaGATGCTTTTCCATGaatcattatctagagaatacAAAAtaggtcgttagttaaaggaaatcttaggacactctaaggcacgacatgaatttgaaagaaagtgaaaacttttctaaacatcccatagtctcatattcatagttatggcgcactttacaaccatgaacaaAATCCTATTTGAAGTGGTATGTTCGACTtagaggaccattcaaaacctcaggctttgatactaagtttgttaCAACCCAAACCTAGGGcttagatgtgacatggcgaatgaggaactctaaagtacctcaaacaaacctcttagaattcttttagcctttcataggtaatgacaataaataaataagtaaaagtctgaatagtaaatttttaacttacatatgtccaacaatacctctaacttttagatttaacagagttaagataagtccctagctcaccctcaatcataatagaaagaaatgtcatagtaagtgtctaaagagcTCAACATATTATAAGTTacaaagataaaggagtattgtttatggaaaatggaaactcaccaaaagtagtgttcaaatgaaatctcaactagccacgtggaggaaaaCAAAGAGGagcatcggtccctacatggtgatatcatgtaggcaaaagagtatgtgttattactttgaatgtactaagtatgtaagcatgcatgaacattgaggaaacattaaaaaatttatgtaatatgaaacataatgcaatgcatgcataatcaatcatatatatatatactttaaaacattcattttatgggaaaataacaataaccgacatttaagaccgtgtgagctattacatagaatccaacataaccccctacgttatttggggagactacttgtcgggtagaactccttcaacttcattcatttctttaactttaacattaaggTCTTTCatagatccattagcctaagcctacaagggctcctatgttggcacatagttaatgagacaaagggtttctactaggattcccttaccgaatcccacctcaatgactcattcggtgctaagtcaatcccacaaaatagtttaatactttaaaatattcatagaatatagattgagaattcaaaacatcatattcggtggaatagctcattaaaagctttagtgattcaaatatgcaagaattgtcttatagcataaagaatctatcattcatagcatttcatcattcttttatttcattagACTCTCATTTGATCATacacattgctttcataaatatttatttggagtcaaagttttcaagtaaaacttcattgaaaatatagtaaaactagatgggtttaaatcacttcaactttcaaacatgtatgtaaataaatttatgcataaataatttgaaattcattaattaaaaatcacgTTTTAAACagcccaccatgaatttcaagaacctttaaagaactaaatagggaaaaatacttgaaaaccatcaattcttacatataaaattattttgcatcaaaatagaccaataatcattagtttaaccataattcatttgattaagtagaaataaaaattactcataagaaaatcttatttgaaattaagagatttagttaaaagatttttagactacatgggtgaaagaacacatggataaacacccacataacttagagtaaaacttaaagaaaataaatataatttatcatataatcaaaatattttaggtaTGAGAGTGGGAGGAATACcctcattgaagccttatatacctaaaattcgaagcgttactcagaatcgaagaacttaataaacactcttgaatcctagtatactatccggagtatatgaattaccaaaacagtatttctatactactaagaactaaaactatattttgaaaatgagtaaaggagtgtatagagaaaagagttgcttgacaaagcttgatgaacaaaatgatgaaataaggtgggtatttataggtgtgaagaaaggacctaacaataattaaaataattataaataaaaatctaaaaatttaatggaagattgtgatgtcaaatagatctagatcctttcatggttggtgagatgaaccttcttttaacagaatacccttttttggagctgcgtttgaaaaagataacttcctcattaggatttagtgtctcatgtgaattgtttctctagaaggATACTTTCatttcgttcaagaatcaaccaatttggagcatcatacggtgagatataatttttttctacaaatattccttttcatcacaacaccatgtcttgcaacaattaatttatttgacttacttaacctccaaaacataaaatatggtattcacaaaagttgtaggtaatgatgttctagaaatttgaatcacctaatttggaccatcctattaaaatttatgcccaaaatatagaagtgaCCAAGGAGATACGACAAGAGGAGGAGAGGCGGCGTGCTATTGGAGCTTTAAGTTACTTTGTTGACAATCGTGATGACGCATAGACTGCTGTGATACCATATGTTGCTGCACCAGGATCCACACCTATGGACCTTGATGCCACCATATAGACTTCGGCACTTAGGCGCCACAGGTTCTTTtccttccccccccccccccccatttgttttttattttttattgtattgtattgaggAAAATGCAAATCTTTTCAAGTAGGGGTGGGGTGGTTATGAATGAATGCATGAGTATCTAGGTGAAGTATGAGTACCCTACACACTCGACTAAATCCTTGGGATTTTCTTTCCTGTGTTCTTTTTCCCTATTGGATCTTTTTAAGTTATGTTGAAACAGCATCTTTAGGATGTAAATGTGAAATAGGAGTAGGGATCTATGGCATGAGGGCTAGAAGgttttaaacaaaaataaatagatcCCTCCAAAATTTACTTAAACTGTTGTGACTGTTTCTTTGAcatattgactatgtaggaTCTTTGTGTAAAATGATGTAAACCAATATGATAACACATAACTTAGACTAAAACATGAAACAAAGATTGATGATTGAAAATGAAACTTGTTGCTAAGGGTGTAAGGTATTTTTGTGTTCAGACTTTTTGTGCTAATCTAGAACTTGCCCCGTTGGTCATACTGTGATGATTGAATTATTGACTAGGAAAGGATCATAGGATATTTGTGACTTAGTCCACTTAGCCTTAAAATAACCAACCAAACATTGTTtgaccctttgaaccaaaagatATAAACTTCTAAAAGATCTTTTGGATCAAATAAACACGTATTTCAAATATCTCTAATCCAAATTGTAATCCCTTTTTTTGGCCATGGTACCTCCTAATATAATGTGCACCTCAACTCATACCAaaatcctaagttgagggtggctactatgaGAGGAAATCGAGAAGAGAAGGggtatgagaaaagaaaaataaaagaaagaaaaggtttCAAAAAGTGATGTGTGAAAGTGAAGAAAAAGGTGGTTGGCTAAGATGAATAAATGGGTTAGAAAGAGTTAGCAAAGAGAAGTACAAAgcataagaaaaatattgtagaataaacaaacaaaagccACTCCTAAGGCAAAATCAACAAGCGAAGAAAGAGAGTGAAACGAAGTATGGTTTGTAAAAGGTGGACTCAAGGTTGATGTAGTGTTTGAGGAGGgacaaaaatcactaaaatctAAATGTACCACACCTACCCCTGAGCCTACATTACAAGTCGCAAAAGTCCTATAGTGATCCTAGTTCAGCAGTTCAAGAGtttaagtattgaaaataagggcaagacTATGGTTTTGTACATGAAAATCTGAATTTCTTTTGTGAGCGTGAGTGTTTTTCCACGTCCCTAAGTTTAAACAAAAATTTGCAAATTATGAGTTAAAAAGGGACTTCTTTTCAGTGAGGATACAAGTTGCATTGTCTAAATAGCTATGAAAATGGTGAATATTATTTTTGGCATGTTAATTTATCAGTTGGTGTTGAAGTGTCTAACATTGATCCACAtaatttagtttgatttgaaataatgaTTGCAATAGTATCATGAATTAAAATTGGAAAGGGTCGGGAGTTAATAGCCTATGATTGTTGTACATTCTTAATCTTATTTTGTATTATGTCATTGTAGTATAGTAGTGTCTCTTGAGGACAAGCAACCATTTTAAGTTGAGGATGTTGATGTACCGTGGATTTACGGTACTTTTAACGCTTTAAAACTAAAGAATGTGCATGTCTTTTAAGCatttgttagcatatttgatgttgGTTGTGCTTATTTTGCAAGAAACTAAGTCGGAGATTTGGTTGAGGAATCAAAGCACTGAAAGAAGGTATTTTTGGGGTTTATGGTCTCATCTTACGACTCTTCATTAGTtatacgagtcgtaggaatcaATCGTCAAAagataagagaaaaataatagtTGAATTGAAGACCACAAGTGAAGTGAACGACTCGTTCTCAGGTTTACGGGTCATCAAAAGTAGTTTTCAAAGCAGAAGTGAATGAATAAGGGAAAAGTGAAGAAAACGAGTAAGTTTTACGTCTCTTCTAagttcctatgagtcgtagtACTCACTCGTAACTTTACAAGTGATGAAGAGAGGCCAGTATCTATGACCCCATTTGACAAACTTTCTTTAGTGTTACGAGCCATAGAGAATGgtcatgaagaagaagaatcctTAGTGCAAAGTGAAGGACTACGAGCTAGGTCTACGATCGTCTAAGTTGTTACGATGTGTAGAAGAGAGTCGTATACCCAAACAGACTTTTAGTTTCCTATGGTTtccaaatccatatttatttaggaatGTTTGTttataaatacacttcttaggttTAGATTACTTTATGCACatttttagttttgaaaatatagcttaaactactattgagcttttattcttgaatttgaatttttgttatcgatattttacGTTCGGATTTTATTGATCATTTTTGGCTTTTCATAATTCTCATTGTAAGTTTATGATATCTTTTAACctgaatattattgattgtgcaCACGTAGTTATGAATAGCTAATttcacaactagggttgtggaaccatgaagaattaatgaggtagaacttaataaaatataattcttcaatagtgtgcatgcatgtattatttttcccttcattttGATTGCTTTTAATAGTGGACACcgttagaactcgccttatccttacttgccggatcaaggaggtaatgGATGGAGAAAGGGATTAATCAACGAGATTTGGTGCTAATCAtactcatctaattagcttgaacggatcaagggTTAGCTAAATttgggatcattggtaagggttagtaaagcatacactcgtagaTGGATCAAGTTGCATAGTAAAATTCACTTTTTTGccggatcaaggacttaggtgaaattaacttactgATTCTACATGTAATACACAAGaaaagaattactaataaaaaaggtcTATTTAGTTAAGAATTcgtggggaacacataaaatcctagtttcacttcttattgatttaaaccacattaaaccATACTTTCATTCGTTGATGTTTgctatttgatttattgattagttTTATAAAATCCCTCCCCCCtcttttgttttctctttttacgagaataacttgattactaaaataaataataaatgattgatCTAAAGTCTAAGTCATATTCCTTGTGGGATAGACTCTAACCttcgttaggttctatatttgattaacaatcgctttatacttctttagggtGGTGTAATTTGAGCGTATCACTCGTATTCGTCAGTCCTCAGCCAAACTATACTCAGACCCACAGAATCATCAAAACTTGTGTGCGACTTAGTTTTCCTGCAACATAAACAAAAACGTACATCATATCTACAAAAATATGCTTGCAACACACACTAATTCACTATTTTGAGCATTGAAAATATTGTAAATATGCAAAACATCATTCACATCAGAAAATTCCTCAAAACATTTCCTACGAGTTAGCAGGACAACCCGTGTTAaggtctatgacccgtagaaagGTAGTCGTAGACCCAATAGTGCTATTTTTGAATGTCCAATTTTTTAACCAAGTTCCTACTAGTGAACTTCTACAGTCCATAGGAGTTCCTTTGGTCCATAGGAGTTCATACAGTCCATAGGAAGGCATCCGTAGACGATATAGTCCATTTTAATGAGGGATATTCTGGTCTCCTTCCTATCTTTTCCAAACTTAACTTAAggcattttgggactaaatttaaTTCCTTTTCAGTACCCAACGGGGTTTTACACTCATTAAAACTTAGAAACTTTTGAGATCAAGAATTGGAAAGAAGGAGAAGGGCTAGGATTCAATAGTTTCAAGCCAAGTCTTCAATTTTCAACTATAAAATCGGCATTCCTGGTATGTAATGCTATCCTAacattggactaagttcatcCTCGTACCCTACATCTTGATACATTTGAGTTAAgatttgaattgattttcaGTTCTGATAAAATGACTTCTTGAGTATCTATGAATCTCCTTATTGGATTCTAGtatgtatattttactatacttTGATGAGTTGAATGtttgagattatggattcatgttttcattcatatgaaccctagttgagtcttgtatttaaattattcTATACACTACTTTTAGTTAAAGAATGATGatctttaatataaaattaaggAGGAGCTGAccatgagttgagtatgaagaAGTCTTTTGATGTCTATTTTCAAGCATGAGTATTAATACATTTAAAACCTCTAATTTGATAAAAGAGCTGAGAAGTTAGTGTATGCTTTCTAAATTCATTATTGAGCTGAGATATTACCTATCtttaagagaagagatgagatGAGAAAGATGAGTAAATTAATGTAAAGGTttaatgagactagatgagatgtattttgagtatttcactCACTTGACGTATATGAACATAATTAGTATTTTTGGAGAATTATTGAGCATCGacttgggtaagagtttagacAACTCAATCCCCCTAATATTCATAGctagcgtaggataggatcattcCATTCATCCGGGCGACTCCTAATAGTCCCAAAGGAGGAATTTTTATATGGATCTAGTGATGTGACATCCCTTATTCTGAAAAGATATTGGACAGTTGTGGCAACGATAGCATGTCATTATATCGTCACTATCTCATAAGTGAtcattgtcggttagagaaactccctaagaaGTGAAGTATTATATTTAGTATAGTTGCATTtactttttcatatattttaaagcATTGTTTTATTATAGTACATGTTTTATTGAGTTCagctattttcagagttgagtatctagagtaagttttctttcaaCCATTTTAcatgtatatttcatgtactgatgtcattcaaCCTGGATggttttatgatacagatacaggtgttagagatcatcaacaagcacACTGTTGAGGATCTATCTTCTCTAGATTTTGATAAGACCTCTTCGCATTCAGAGGAGCTCCTTACTTatcaattttctttatttacatTAGTTCTTTGAGGTAGATGTGGGCTTGTCTTGGCACCTTCttagtagttagtagaggcttcatacacTGAGTAGAGTCATTATGAGTCTTTCAAAGTCTTTTTAAACTCTAAATCTGATTTCAAAAACTCTTCTAGACAAATTTCCACATTCCAAAACTGATGGAATCGATGGAATTTCATTCTGAGACTTGAACCTTAAAATGActctgaaactcaaaatttgacaacttaagcctttataACTCATTTCTttagcaaaacctcaacttttcacaagatttttgAAAACCAACTTTCAAACCCGATCTAAAATGACTCAGGGCAACTGACGGGAGGTGTAAAACgataattttgtcaaaaatatcaaaaatgacctttaagGTCATTATAGTTTTAACCTATTTCACCCTCCGAGTAACTTTTGAACAGGTCAATAACCCattcatttattaattaaaCCCGTGTTAACCCTCCCAAATTCAGCTCAGCTAGTCCATTCATCACCTTTATTACGGGTAACGACAAATCAAATATATTActcattttatttcaatttatgtgacactcttttctttttaagctatcccaaaaagaatgttattttttctttttggacaACTATTCAATGGCATGATCCCTTTTATCCTTATTTGATTGCATTCAACACTTtattatgaagaaaaaataacaaGTACTAAATTGACTTTAGTAAAGATAATATGGTAAATATAAGCCTAGTTAAATAACGATGTCAAATCAATTGCGACGAATGGAGTAGTCTATTAGTTCATTCTGGGTTTCCAACTCTCtaaattctttcaactcagcaccACATGTTTCTACATCATACATGTCGAAAGTGCGTCTATTCTTCATCTATATCTAACCATTTGTATTTTCCTTGGTTGTCTGTACTATGAACAAATTAAAAGGAAGCTCTTTAagatttttctttctaaattgGAAAGGAAACTCCTCAAGCTTAAGAAACCATTATTATCAAGAACACCTTCTTGTTTAGCTTTCAAGATATGACTCAGTGCGTACCAAGCTGGCGACTAGACGGCTCCCCCTCTCATCTAAACCTTGTTCTTAGCTCTCACTCTAACTCCAATAATTCATTTGTCACTGATGCTCCAAAGTATATTTCTCTCTTcctcttttttaattttaactccTTTTGTCTAATTACCCTCCCTAGGTGTTTTCACCTTTTTGGTTTTCTTGGTGGCTAAAACCCACAATCTTAGGAGTTTGGAGGTGATCAAAGCAGGGACAAAGCTAGTAGCCCGCATGTGGTTTCTGTCGAACCCAAtagatttttctcaaaaactatatttatgttaataaatttatttaaaatgtaCATCTATTAACATTTGAACAATTATTATCCCTTATAATCGTCATTATAAAATTCaggacctataaaattaaaattctaattttgccTCTAAGCTGAAGGTTGTTTACGATTTGAGCAGCCCCTTTCTTTCTTGTTGACTCTAACTCCTTTTATCTATATAGTTTATTAGTTTTTATTTAGCACCAAATTATAgggtttaatattttttaattttttttgtcatgAAGGATGGATTATGAAGTAACAGAGCTAACATGGGAAAATGGACAGCTAACGATACATAGCTTAGGTCCTCCACGAGTGCCTAATAAGCGTTTACCGTCTTCTTCTCCAACTACATACCCGTGGGCTAATAAGCCACATGCTGGTGGCACACATGAATCCATAGTGAACCAAGCTACTACTAGCATCCCTCATCACCAGAAATCCCCCCTAGACGGGGGTGGAGATAGAGGGGATGATTTTGTGAGTTGGTTTGATGACTTCCTTCTTGACACTAGACAACTACGACTATAGATACTATGGCCGTATATGCGTTGGTGCCAACAAGTTCCACTAACACTTCAAACTCTCATCAACGAGTTCCTCCATCCACACACGTGTCAGGGATCTCTAGCAAGTGTGTAGTTAACTGCTCCATATGTGTTACATCATGCAATGATGTTGTCAACAGAACCGATGGAGAGATGGCATGTGCGGGAATCGAATCTGCCTATGAGGAAATATCAAAAGACGAGACTTATGTGAATAGAGTGGTTATGGTTGATCATTTTTTAGCCGAAGAGACACCATTGAAACGGGAGAGAGGAGTTTGGGTGCAGAAAAGCTAACCGCAACAGCTATGGGGTCGCCTGAGAACACCTCTAAGACCGTGAACGATCATTATTTCATCCCTCATAGCAGAGCTCAGGTAAATATATGATTTCCCATCATGCATTTTGCGCATACTTCTTTATAATACTTCCTCTGATTCCATGCAGCACAACAGAGGTTCTTTTGGGtaatttcttctttgattttcttatttctatACATTTGGAAGGGATGGGATAGTGTGAATtg
Proteins encoded in this window:
- the LOC129875755 gene encoding transcription factor UNE10-like, coding for MTQCVPSWRLDGSPSHLNLVLSSHSNSNNSFVTDAPKMDYEVTELTWENGQLTIHSLGPPRVPNKRLPSSSPTTYPWANKPHAGGTHESIVNQATTSIPHHQKSPLDGGGDRGDDFVSCRRDTIETGERSLGAEKLTATAMGSPENTSKTVNDHYFIPHSRAQHNRGSFGRDKINQRMKTLPKLVPTSSKTDKASMLDEVIEYLKQLQAQVTAMSGMIHVNMPPPMMLPNMALQQQQQLQMSMMGRARPMDVNALSRPNITTMPSVLHATAPSFNMPMASPAGASPPSVVPDPVASLLGAGQSQPMTMDAYSRMVALYQ